Genomic DNA from Chrysiogenia bacterium:
GAAAACCGCGCGGTGGATGGCGTGGTCGTTGGCGATGAATTCCTCGGCGTCCTCGATTTCGAGCTGCCGGTCGATGAGCGCGAGCAGCGCGTCCACCTCGGCGTCCTTCATGCGCTCGAAGGCCAGCGTGGCGGCCTGCAGGTAGATGCCGCGGATCATTTCGATGGTCGAGAGAAAGGCGCGCGCGTCGTAGCGGCCCTCGGCGTCGGGAGTAGTCAGGAGATGAACGAGCAGGTCGATCCCGCCGCTCTGGCGGTAGTCGAGCACCTCGACCCCCGTGCCCTGGCGAATGCTCACCAGCCCCAGGCCGGCCAGTTTCTGCAGGGCCTCGCGCACGGTGGTGCGGTTGACCCCGAATGCCAGCGCCAGCTCCCGCTCGCTGGGCAGCTTTTCGCCAGGCGTATAGGTCCCCCGCAGGATTTCCTTGCGGATCTGCGCGGCCACTTCCTCTGAAATGGATTCCTTGCGAACCGGCTGAAACGCCGCCTTGGCCATGGGGAGCTGCGCTCCTTTCACCGGGGGAAGGTCTGAAATCGGCCCAAAAGGCACTCTCCCCGCCTGTGACAGCTACGCTACCACAGCGGTGATTGGGTTGTCCAGTGGTTGGACCAGTTAGCATTTGCGCTACTCCCTACCCTGATACCGCAAGCTTATTGAACTA
This window encodes:
- a CDS encoding FadR family transcriptional regulator produces the protein MAKAAFQPVRKESISEEVAAQIRKEILRGTYTPGEKLPSERELALAFGVNRTTVREALQKLAGLGLVSIRQGTGVEVLDYRQSGGIDLLVHLLTTPDAEGRYDARAFLSTIEMIRGIYLQAATLAFERMKDAEVDALLALIDRQLEIEDAEEFIANDHAIHRAVFQATRNIALQLLFNTFSEIYERYASPFRIFFEKDIENTARAVMDEFYRSARTCVEKRDAAALAALIEEAMTPRDPKLFEHWLRELTF